The Clostridium sp. DL-VIII DNA window TCTTTATAAGCTTCAACTGTAAAAATATCACCATTATAGCAGACAGTATTTTTGCTTAGGCTTAATGCATCTTTAAAGACCTTAAGATTAGGTTCATTTCCATAAAAATCCTTTTGGGTTCTTGGATGAATTATAAGCTCTTCCATAGGATATTTATTGAATATTTTAATAAGCTCATAGAACTCTTCAGGCTTGTCTTTTCCTAGTCTCGTTTTTATTGAAATTTTAGTTACTGCCTCAGAAAAAATCTCTTCTAGAAATTCATCCAATTCCTTTCTTTTTGAAAGAAATCCTGAACCTCTATTTTTCGAAACCACAGTTCCAGATGGGCATCCTAAGTTTAAATTAATTTCATCATATCCAAGATACTTCATTTTTTTTGCTGTATTTATAAAATCTTTCGCATTATTGGTTAGTATTTGTGGAACTAAAGTTATCCCTTGATTATTTTCAGGTAAGATATCAACTAATTCTTTTGTCTTAAGGCTTTTGCTTTGATTTGCAACAACAAAGGGTGAAAAATATTTGTCCATATCATTTTTAAAAAGGTCATTGTGGACATTTCTATAAATATGTCCTGTAATTCCTTCCATGGGTGCATAATAAAATTTCATATATTATATAAAAAGCTCCTTTTCTTAATCTATATTAACTTTTCAAAGGCTATTCTCTCATTTTTATCTTCTAGATAAATTATCCCGCAATATTTAAATTCATTTTTCTTTAATAGTTTCTGCATAGACATATTTTCTTTGTGAGTATCTATTTTAATGCTATGTATACCTTTCTCCAGACAAAGCTTCTCTACATTTTTTATAATTAATGACGATACTCCTCTTCCCTTGCAGCTATTATCAACTGCTATCCTATGAACAACTGCGAATTTATTATTACTAAGCCATTCTCCATTATAAATGGTATCATAAGTTTTTTCTCCATCGAAGGAAATCACAGCTGTGGCAACAATTTTGTTTTCATCTAATAACACATAACTATTTTCACACTTAATATCATTTTTGATTGTTTCTGAATTCGGATAATTATTCTGCCACTGATCAATTCCATTTTCCTTAAAATAACTTTGAGCCTGCTTAATTATGTTCATTATATTATCAATATCAGCTTCAACTGATTTTCTAAATTCCATAAAAGTTCTCCTTTTGCTTTAGGCACAATCAAATAAATGGCAACTTTGGACTTGTTCTTTATTTTCATGCGCCTTATATAATTTTGTCCATAAAGATATCATAATAGAAATTCCTAAGTCTAATCAAGTTAAATATAGAAACATTTTTATAATTTCTATAACTAAACTTTCTAATTTCTAAAAAAATAAGTATCCCCACCTCATATATACTTTTTACAGGAATAATTTTACATCTATTTTTTCTCTAAGTATATTTCTTTATTAATTATCAAGGAGGTCCTATATGGATTATGAATACATTGAAAACTTAGTACTAAAGTCAAAGGCTGGAGATACATTATCCAAGGAAAAGTTAGCTAAAGAATTTAGACCTTTAATACTTAACATTGCAAAAAGAACTTTTCTACACGGATATGATAAAAATGATATACAAAACGAATGCTATCACTCACTTTTTAAATGTCTATCCATGTATAACTGTGCAAATCATAGATTTGTTGCTTATGCTACCAATGGAATAAAAAATAATATTAACGACTTAATTAAAAGAGTTAAGAATAGAAGCTCACTTGAAGGTTCTGAAGCTCTTACCTTATCTGATGATTTAGAAAACAATTTACCCTCAAATGATGACAGCCTTGAAGATGTACTTTGCAGTAAATGTGACTTTGAAGCTTTAAAATCAGCACTTAACTATTTAGATAAAGAAGAAAGAGAGCTAATTAAATTTATATTTTTCCAAAACAATCGTCTGTCATCTTATGCTTCCATGAAAAATCTGCCTTATTCAACAGCAAACAGAAAGAAAGCTATTACCTTAATGAAGCTAAGTAAATATTTTAATAAAGCAAGTAAAGAAATTTCATCCATAAAATAAGATCCAAGGTATCAAGCCTTGGATCTTATTTTCATAAACTCAACTTTATATATAGAATAATTATCTACTTAAAGTTAGATTCTTGTGTGTCCCTATACTTGAAATCACATAAGTTTAAAGTTGTTTATCTATACATAAACATAGTCATTCATTACTGGCTGCAATCCTCTTTTTTTAATTGCCTCATATACTTCATCTACATTTCTGTTATCTGCAATTTCAAATTGGTCATCGCCTCTATCCTCTGAATCATCGCTGTGGCTTCCAATTCCGGTACTTACCCCTGCTGAAATCTTAGTAGCTGCAAGCCCTATTACATTATTACGGAATTCTGCACGTTCTCTTGTTGAAATAGTTATGCTTGCAAAAGGCATAAAAAGACGATATGCAGTTATTACTTGTAAAAGCTGTGGCTCGTGAACATCTTTTGGATTAATTTTATCATTATTAATAATTGGTCTTAGTCTTGGACATGAAAATGCAATTTCAGCATGTGGATACTTCCTTTGAAGAAGATATGCATGTAGTCCTGTAGCAAAAGCATCTTTACGGAAGTCATCTAGTCCAAGGAGTGCTGCAAAGCCAACCCCACGCATGCCACCCTTTAGTGCTCTTTCCTGAGCATTTATTCTATAAGGGAAAATACGCTTATGTCCT harbors:
- a CDS encoding tRNA-dihydrouridine synthase; its protein translation is MKFYYAPMEGITGHIYRNVHNDLFKNDMDKYFSPFVVANQSKSLKTKELVDILPENNQGITLVPQILTNNAKDFINTAKKMKYLGYDEINLNLGCPSGTVVSKNRGSGFLSKRKELDEFLEEIFSEAVTKISIKTRLGKDKPEEFYELIKIFNKYPMEELIIHPRTQKDFYGNEPNLKVFKDALSLSKNTVCYNGDIFTVEAYKEFTKNFKSVQTIMLGRGLLANPELVRNIINGTKLNKETLKEFHDRIYEAYKKYLSGEIYVLHKMKELWFYMIKMFHDGENYARRIRMCDNFKDYEAAVLCLFKERELI
- a CDS encoding GNAT family N-acetyltransferase, producing MEFRKSVEADIDNIMNIIKQAQSYFKENGIDQWQNNYPNSETIKNDIKCENSYVLLDENKIVATAVISFDGEKTYDTIYNGEWLSNNKFAVVHRIAVDNSCKGRGVSSLIIKNVEKLCLEKGIHSIKIDTHKENMSMQKLLKKNEFKYCGIIYLEDKNERIAFEKLI
- a CDS encoding sigma-70 family RNA polymerase sigma factor; translated protein: MDYEYIENLVLKSKAGDTLSKEKLAKEFRPLILNIAKRTFLHGYDKNDIQNECYHSLFKCLSMYNCANHRFVAYATNGIKNNINDLIKRVKNRSSLEGSEALTLSDDLENNLPSNDDSLEDVLCSKCDFEALKSALNYLDKEERELIKFIFFQNNRLSSYASMKNLPYSTANRKKAITLMKLSKYFNKASKEISSIK